Proteins from a genomic interval of Acidobacteriota bacterium:
- the tnpA gene encoding IS200/IS605 family transposase → MAHTYTSQSMHCVFSTKERRAMIPPELQERLWPYLGGIARENKMKALSIGGVEDHVHVLLSLPSTLSISKAVQLLKGGSSKWIHDTFPEYGLFSWQEGYGAFSIGLADVDRTVAYIENQAEHHAKYDFKAEFLSFLKKNGIEFDERYVWS, encoded by the coding sequence ATGGCTCATACCTACACCAGCCAATCGATGCATTGCGTCTTCAGCACCAAAGAACGGCGTGCGATGATTCCGCCTGAACTGCAAGAAAGACTATGGCCTTATTTGGGCGGCATCGCGCGAGAAAATAAGATGAAGGCACTTTCCATTGGTGGAGTTGAAGACCACGTGCATGTTCTGCTGTCATTGCCTTCTACACTTTCGATTTCCAAGGCGGTGCAATTGCTCAAGGGCGGTTCATCAAAATGGATTCACGATACTTTTCCGGAATATGGGTTGTTTTCGTGGCAAGAAGGATATGGAGCGTTTAGCATTGGTTTGGCGGATGTAGATCGAACGGTTGCTTACATCGAAAACCAGGCTGAGCATCATGCGAAATATGATTTCAAGGCTGAATTTCTGAGCTTTCTGAAAAAGAACGGAATTGAATTTGATGAACGTTACGTCTGGAGTTAA
- the uvrC gene encoding excinuclease ABC subunit UvrC, with product MTLDEKLDNLPLQPGVYIHKNVKGHIIYVGKAKNLRNRVRQYFQSSRAMDAKTQELVARIADLEYIVTDTEVEALVLESNLIKQHKPRYNVMLKDDKSYPHLKLTVTEEFPRIFKTRQVEKDGSSYFGPYLPAALADKTVKLINREFQMRTCSDEVFEIYKRAGRPCMEYQIKRCSGPCQKDLCKPEAYRESVNDVLLLLEGKDKELAARLEARMLKASEDLRFEQAAKYRDLLRTVRALSENQKMMGDTELDIDIFGYHRDGNQLALQLFTMREGKIIGRREFYWEDIPLEGFNPSEFLGEVLAQYYTIGNYIPLEIHVPVDWADRELLEQALTEKRGRRVRILDPQRGQKREMIDLVEKNAKIGFDQRFRVIKPDWGKTLCDLQELLSLPAVPHRIESFDISNIQGSENVAGMVVCEEGEMKKSDYRKFIIKSVEGANDFASMCEAVGRRYSRLLKEGKPLPDLVFIDGGKGQLSAAAIAMHGIGLADLPLVGIVKPRGRHEDISHLLVKGREDEPIYLEKNSLVMRLVRIIRDETHRFAVSYHRQRRAMRDFKSELTSIPGVGEKLKDRLLRNFGSLKRVSEASYEELKPFVGERQAERIIEHFRQQRENE from the coding sequence ATGACGCTCGACGAAAAGCTCGACAATTTGCCGTTGCAACCCGGCGTGTACATCCACAAAAACGTCAAGGGACACATTATCTATGTCGGCAAGGCAAAGAATCTGCGCAACCGTGTGCGGCAGTATTTTCAAAGCTCGCGCGCGATGGATGCCAAGACCCAGGAACTGGTCGCGCGCATCGCTGATTTGGAATACATCGTCACCGACACCGAAGTCGAAGCGCTGGTGCTGGAATCCAACCTGATCAAACAGCATAAACCGCGTTACAACGTGATGCTGAAAGACGACAAGTCGTATCCGCATCTAAAGCTGACTGTCACGGAAGAATTCCCGCGCATTTTCAAAACTCGCCAAGTCGAAAAAGACGGTTCGTCATATTTCGGCCCGTACCTGCCTGCGGCCTTGGCCGACAAAACCGTCAAGCTGATCAACCGCGAATTCCAGATGCGAACCTGTTCGGACGAAGTGTTTGAAATCTACAAACGCGCGGGCCGTCCGTGCATGGAATATCAAATCAAGCGTTGTTCCGGGCCTTGCCAGAAGGATTTGTGCAAGCCGGAGGCGTACCGCGAATCGGTCAACGACGTTTTGCTGTTGCTGGAAGGCAAGGACAAGGAACTGGCCGCGCGGTTGGAAGCGCGGATGCTGAAGGCGTCGGAGGATTTGCGGTTCGAACAAGCGGCGAAATATCGCGACTTGTTACGAACGGTTCGCGCGCTCAGCGAAAACCAGAAGATGATGGGCGACACGGAACTCGACATTGATATCTTCGGCTATCACCGCGACGGCAACCAATTGGCGTTGCAACTGTTCACCATGCGCGAAGGCAAAATCATCGGACGGCGCGAATTTTACTGGGAAGACATCCCGCTGGAAGGCTTCAACCCCAGCGAGTTTCTGGGCGAGGTTTTGGCGCAGTATTACACGATCGGCAATTACATCCCGCTGGAAATTCACGTGCCTGTGGATTGGGCAGACAGGGAACTGTTGGAACAGGCGCTGACTGAAAAACGCGGGCGGCGCGTGCGCATACTCGATCCGCAGCGCGGCCAGAAGCGCGAAATGATTGATCTGGTCGAAAAGAACGCCAAGATCGGATTCGACCAGCGGTTCCGCGTCATCAAACCTGACTGGGGAAAAACCCTGTGCGATTTGCAGGAACTGCTGAGTTTGCCTGCGGTGCCGCACCGCATTGAGTCGTTCGACATATCCAACATTCAGGGTTCGGAAAATGTTGCCGGGATGGTCGTGTGCGAAGAAGGCGAGATGAAAAAATCCGATTACCGCAAGTTCATCATCAAATCGGTCGAAGGCGCGAACGATTTTGCCTCGATGTGCGAAGCTGTCGGACGCCGCTATTCGCGGTTGCTGAAGGAAGGAAAGCCGTTGCCCGATCTGGTGTTCATTGACGGCGGCAAAGGGCAATTGTCCGCCGCCGCGATTGCAATGCATGGAATTGGATTGGCCGATTTGCCGCTGGTGGGCATCGTCAAACCGCGCGGGCGCCACGAAGACATCAGCCATTTGCTGGTCAAAGGCAGGGAAGACGAGCCGATTTATTTGGAAAAGAATTCGCTGGTCATGCGGCTGGTCAGAATCATTCGCGACGAAACGCACCGCTTTGCCGTCAGCTATCATCGCCAACGTCGCGCCATGCGCGATTTCAAATCGGAGTTGACATCCATCCCCGGCGTCGGCGAAAAACTCAAAGACCGATTGTTGAGAAACTTCGGCAGTTTGAAACGCGTCAGCGAAGCCAGCTACGAAGAATTGAAACCCTTCGTCGGCGAACGACAGGCTGAACGCATCATCGAACATTTCCGCCAGCAACGCGAAAACGAATAG
- a CDS encoding restriction endonuclease encodes MAIPDYQTLMLPVLQLLGDGQEHLLRDIVQKLSDQFGLSEEERRHLLPSGVSTTMGSRIGWAKTYLHKARLLNLTGRGRLQISSRGTSVLQRPPEKINVAFLKQFPEFVEFQSPSKNGELDKTSEQTAQNSLEEPLAPDEALDSAYKQLQADLESQLLDKMKSMSPESFERLVVEVLVKMGYGGTLEDAGKAVGKSHDEGIDGVIKEDRLGFDQIYIQAKKWSDSPVGRPEIQKFVGALQPHRARKGVFITTSTFTKDAEDFVKRIETKVILINGFQLAKMMIDLNVGVSISRAYQIKKIDSDYFEEE; translated from the coding sequence ATGGCAATACCGGACTACCAAACTTTAATGCTCCCTGTCTTGCAATTACTTGGCGATGGCCAAGAACATTTATTACGAGATATTGTCCAAAAGCTGTCTGACCAATTTGGACTAAGTGAGGAAGAGAGACGCCACCTTTTGCCGAGCGGTGTTAGCACAACCATGGGGAGCCGCATAGGATGGGCCAAAACCTATTTGCATAAAGCACGTCTGCTGAACTTAACGGGTCGAGGGCGATTACAAATTTCTTCGCGTGGCACCTCCGTTCTTCAGCGACCGCCTGAGAAAATCAACGTAGCCTTTTTGAAACAATTTCCTGAGTTTGTCGAATTTCAATCCCCCTCAAAAAATGGCGAGCTAGATAAAACTTCTGAACAAACTGCGCAGAACTCTTTGGAAGAACCGCTTGCACCAGATGAGGCCCTCGACTCTGCTTATAAACAATTGCAAGCCGACCTTGAATCCCAGCTTTTAGACAAAATGAAATCCATGTCTCCGGAATCCTTCGAAAGGCTTGTCGTAGAAGTTCTAGTCAAAATGGGATACGGAGGTACGTTGGAAGATGCTGGTAAGGCAGTAGGAAAAAGTCACGATGAAGGAATTGACGGAGTTATAAAAGAAGACAGACTTGGCTTTGATCAAATCTATATCCAGGCTAAAAAATGGTCAGACAGTCCTGTAGGGCGTCCGGAAATTCAGAAATTCGTTGGCGCATTGCAGCCTCATCGCGCTCGCAAAGGTGTTTTCATCACAACTTCTACTTTCACAAAAGACGCTGAAGACTTTGTAAAGAGAATTGAAACCAAAGTAATCCTTATCAACGGTTTTCAGCTCGCCAAAATGATGATTGACCTCAATGTGGGTGTTTCTATCAGTCGGGCTTATCAGATCAAAAAGATTGACTCGGATTATTTTGAAGAAGAATAG